The following are from one region of the Candidatus Trichorickettsia mobilis genome:
- a CDS encoding DUF2608 domain-containing protein produces MIYFIQCIFILYLTSLSAYAAIPATYSLNSDVSQNIIKIIDPTTIVLINIDKTIVAPKSKMFRYYNNPYRTFIQDLTAQAKNMPVFNHALSAFLQRRKIILVEPEWPSFIEKLKSTGALVLGLYQTMIVEHELIKDPQEWHYQELKYFGVNFTDKINGKELITLGSKKDNSFFYKGILFTGALSKNGALIEFMKVSNIMPRKIVAIDPRIDDLKQTEYALRVFDIEYYPIQYLAEQEIAGIPNSDVVKLQQDNLLANNQWLEDDEAEQLLLQQQSEQK; encoded by the coding sequence ATGATATATTTTATACAATGCATATTTATACTATATTTAACTAGCTTATCGGCTTATGCTGCAATACCCGCTACCTATTCTTTAAACTCTGATGTATCTCAGAATATAATTAAGATTATTGATCCAACTACTATAGTACTGATAAACATAGATAAGACTATAGTTGCGCCTAAATCAAAAATGTTTAGATATTATAATAATCCTTATAGAACTTTCATTCAGGATCTTACTGCTCAAGCCAAAAATATGCCTGTATTCAATCATGCATTATCAGCGTTTCTGCAGCGCAGAAAAATTATACTGGTTGAACCGGAATGGCCTAGTTTTATAGAAAAATTAAAAAGTACGGGAGCTTTAGTATTGGGATTATATCAAACTATGATTGTGGAACATGAGTTAATTAAGGATCCACAAGAATGGCATTATCAAGAACTTAAGTATTTTGGGGTAAATTTTACTGATAAAATTAATGGTAAAGAGTTAATTACTCTAGGTTCTAAAAAGGATAATAGTTTTTTTTACAAAGGTATATTATTTACCGGTGCTCTCAGCAAAAACGGTGCTTTAATTGAGTTTATGAAAGTTAGTAACATAATGCCTCGTAAGATAGTAGCCATTGACCCAAGAATAGACGATCTTAAACAAACAGAATATGCTCTTAGAGTATTTGATATCGAATATTACCCCATACAATATCTGGCAGAACAGGAAATCGCAGGTATACCTAATAGTGATGTAGTGAAATTACAACAAGATAATCTGCTCGCTAATAATCAGTGGTTAGAAGACGATGAGGCTGAGCAATTATTATTGCAGCAGCAATCTGAACAGAAATAA
- a CDS encoding D-alanyl-D-alanine carboxypeptidase family protein: MLVLICGLIIHDNSFAHKAVAVSDPIKSSLVVDMKTGKILHAQNAKAKINPASLAKVMTLYLIFESIESGKLSLTQKLYVSKHAEQMQPSKLGLKAGEYITVRDVILALIVKSANDGAAVAAENIAGSEAKFARMMNRRAKQLGMHDTNFTNASGWHDPAQKTTAVDLAKLAIAIKRDFPKFYHLFSKTSFSFRGQVISGHNHVTANYQWSEGLKTGYTRPAGFNLITTASRNNKAVVGVITGGKSAAIRDKQMVSLLDQHLGVIKIKNKKSTTVHSSSKSKSNKKLVRS, encoded by the coding sequence ATGTTAGTCTTGATCTGTGGCCTAATCATTCACGATAATTCATTTGCACATAAGGCAGTAGCTGTTAGTGATCCTATCAAGTCTAGTTTAGTTGTTGATATGAAGACTGGTAAAATATTACATGCTCAAAATGCAAAAGCTAAAATTAACCCAGCTTCATTAGCAAAGGTTATGACTTTATATTTAATATTTGAATCTATAGAGTCCGGTAAGCTATCGTTAACACAGAAATTATATGTATCTAAACATGCTGAACAGATGCAGCCTTCTAAACTTGGCTTAAAAGCAGGAGAATATATTACAGTACGTGATGTTATTCTGGCGCTTATAGTAAAATCAGCTAATGATGGAGCAGCAGTTGCCGCTGAAAATATTGCTGGCTCAGAAGCAAAATTTGCACGAATGATGAACAGACGTGCTAAACAGCTTGGTATGCATGATACCAATTTTACTAATGCTTCAGGATGGCATGATCCAGCGCAAAAAACTACCGCTGTAGACCTGGCTAAACTAGCAATCGCTATAAAACGAGACTTTCCAAAGTTTTATCATTTATTCTCAAAAACAAGTTTCAGTTTTCGAGGACAAGTTATCTCGGGGCATAACCATGTTACTGCCAATTACCAATGGTCTGAAGGTTTAAAAACTGGATACACTAGACCAGCAGGATTTAATTTAATTACTACAGCTTCAAGAAATAATAAGGCTGTTGTTGGGGTAATTACTGGTGGTAAAAGCGCTGCTATCAGAGATAAGCAAATGGTATCATTGCTTGACCAACATTTAGGGGTCATCAAAATCAAAAATAAAAAATCAACAACTGTTCACTCTAGCTCAAAATCAAAGTCAAATAAAAAATTAGTTAGAAGTTAA
- a CDS encoding TDT family transporter, with protein sequence MINLINKFKNLPVAMSGLALGASGLGNLLASEVHPNLRYIFVGIAILILIMISIKKLAHFQLLKNEIANPVAGSFVPAFDMALMVVASIIAEEYLLIGQVLWYFAIILHIIFATSFFYYQIKTFEFNQVLPSWYIPPVGIVVACVTSIPMNNQQLAQIIFYIGFSFYCFMLPIMMYRLIFGERINNTQLPAFAVMSAPASLCLAGYLTVFEQPSPLIVGILLPLGLMMTGLVYLSMVRINPLRIGFIPLYASFTFPLAIGATAIIKYSHFIGEFTTAGRIWHNIGIAEMIIACIIIFWVLINMTHFVYKNVLNSSTIT encoded by the coding sequence ATGATAAATTTGATAAATAAATTTAAAAACTTACCTGTGGCGATGTCTGGATTAGCTTTAGGTGCATCGGGGTTAGGTAATTTGCTAGCATCAGAAGTACACCCCAATTTACGCTATATTTTTGTTGGTATTGCTATATTAATCCTAATTATGATTTCCATAAAAAAATTAGCTCATTTTCAGCTATTAAAAAATGAGATTGCCAACCCAGTAGCTGGTAGTTTTGTTCCAGCTTTTGATATGGCATTAATGGTAGTTGCAAGTATCATTGCTGAGGAATATTTATTGATTGGTCAGGTTTTGTGGTACTTCGCAATTATCTTACATATAATATTTGCTACTAGTTTTTTCTATTACCAGATTAAAACCTTTGAGTTTAACCAAGTTTTACCTAGTTGGTATATACCTCCAGTTGGAATAGTTGTAGCCTGCGTTACCAGTATTCCTATGAATAACCAGCAGCTGGCACAAATTATTTTTTATATTGGTTTCAGTTTTTATTGTTTTATGTTACCAATAATGATGTATCGTTTGATTTTTGGAGAGCGAATTAATAACACTCAATTACCTGCATTTGCTGTAATGAGTGCTCCAGCAAGCTTATGTTTAGCAGGCTATTTAACTGTATTTGAACAACCATCACCGTTAATTGTGGGAATATTGTTGCCGCTAGGATTGATGATGACTGGTTTAGTTTATTTATCTATGGTACGTATAAATCCATTGCGTATCGGTTTTATTCCACTTTATGCTTCATTTACATTTCCTTTGGCAATAGGTGCGACAGCTATTATAAAATATTCACATTTTATTGGAGAATTCACTACAGCCGGCAGAATCTGGCATAATATTGGAATAGCTGAAATGATAATTGCTTGCATAATAATATTTTGGGTACTAATAAATATGACTCATTTTGTATATAAAAACGTATTAAACTCTTCAACAATAACCTAA
- a CDS encoding glycosyltransferase gives MNIISNLAIILCTYNSTKFLTEQLMSFDAQSFSDWSLFVYDDGSTDNTESLIKAHQKSDTIHHINLIGNSSFMARLVRMKKLFNGFFREWNDKNVKALKQNISLFTAENRNKLNLFDGARNKGLFTRLVALKKAGIHRLLI, from the coding sequence ATGAACATCATTTCTAACTTGGCCATTATACTATGCACGTATAATAGTACAAAATTTTTAACAGAACAATTAATGTCTTTTGATGCGCAAAGCTTTAGCGATTGGTCTCTTTTTGTGTATGACGATGGTTCAACAGATAATACTGAAAGCTTGATTAAGGCACATCAGAAATCAGATACTATTCATCACATCAATTTAATCGGCAATAGTAGCTTCATGGCTAGATTAGTCAGAATGAAAAAACTATTCAATGGCTTTTTTAGAGAGTGGAACGATAAGAACGTTAAAGCGCTAAAGCAAAATATTTCATTATTTACAGCAGAAAACAGAAATAAACTTAATCTTTTTGATGGAGCAAGAAATAAAGGTCTTTTTACTCGTTTAGTAGCTCTTAAAAAAGCTGGTATTCATAGGCTGCTTATTTGA
- a CDS encoding AmpG family muropeptide MFS transporter: MKNSTLFKIFGDYRLFEIFILGIISGMPLAIIGTMIVTWLTESDVTLEIITTFAIARLPYSLKPLWSPIIDYCSIPFLSKFGRRASWMICCSSLIACILYSMSILSPNADLSLLYILTICLGTLSATFDISFDAFRIEKLEQQMQGVGAACAVFGYRIGLLITGGGALYLAHINDSWPNTLLLVAGIFVLSTIFIFFIDEAQSNFKVDIDISWRNLQILITKPFMDFLSREGAIAILLVVIFFKLGDAMLGVVSMPFYLELGFSKQQIAVAVKIYGFIATILGTYAGGLVIYKIGYFRGLIISGIIQSITHLAFVWLNHQGTDFSALFIAISIENFAGGMGSSALVAYLSILCNKKYSATQYALFSSAASLFNNTVTIYGGTLVRQLGWDYYFIFTIILAIPAILLLVYLQKKYNNQRSS, encoded by the coding sequence ATGAAAAATTCAACTTTATTTAAAATATTCGGTGATTATCGATTATTTGAAATATTTATTCTAGGTATCATTAGTGGTATGCCATTAGCTATTATCGGTACTATGATAGTCACGTGGCTTACAGAATCAGATGTGACTCTTGAAATTATCACTACTTTTGCGATAGCACGACTACCATATTCTTTAAAGCCCCTATGGTCACCGATAATCGATTATTGTAGCATTCCTTTTCTAAGTAAATTTGGCCGACGAGCAAGCTGGATGATCTGCTGTAGTTCATTAATTGCCTGTATATTATATAGCATGAGTATATTATCGCCTAATGCCGATCTGTCATTATTATATATTCTCACTATCTGCCTTGGTACTTTATCAGCAACATTTGATATTAGTTTTGATGCTTTTCGTATTGAAAAACTGGAACAACAAATGCAAGGTGTTGGCGCTGCTTGTGCTGTTTTTGGCTACAGGATAGGATTGCTAATAACTGGTGGTGGTGCGCTATATTTAGCTCATATTAATGATAGTTGGCCGAATACACTGTTATTAGTAGCTGGTATTTTTGTGCTATCTACAATATTCATTTTTTTTATTGATGAAGCACAATCTAATTTCAAAGTCGATATTGATATTTCCTGGAGAAATTTACAAATACTGATTACCAAACCATTTATGGATTTCTTAAGCAGAGAAGGTGCTATTGCTATATTGTTAGTGGTGATTTTCTTTAAGCTTGGCGATGCAATGTTGGGTGTGGTGAGTATGCCTTTCTATTTAGAGCTTGGTTTTTCTAAGCAGCAAATTGCTGTTGCAGTTAAAATCTATGGGTTTATCGCGACTATTCTTGGCACTTATGCTGGTGGATTAGTAATATATAAAATTGGCTATTTTAGAGGGCTGATAATTTCTGGTATTATACAAAGTATCACACATTTGGCTTTTGTGTGGCTCAATCACCAAGGAACTGATTTTAGTGCATTATTTATTGCAATTTCAATAGAAAATTTTGCTGGGGGGATGGGCTCAAGTGCCTTAGTGGCTTATTTGAGCATATTATGTAATAAAAAATATTCTGCTACACAATATGCGTTATTTAGTAGCGCAGCTAGTCTGTTTAACAATACCGTTACTATCTATGGCGGAACTTTGGTACGTCAATTGGGATGGGATTACTACTTTATTTTTACTATTATTTTAGCAATACCAGCTATTTTGCTATTGGTGTATTTACAGAAAAAATATAATAATCAGAGATCTTCATAG
- the fabD gene encoding ACP S-malonyltransferase, translating to MNRAFIFPGQGSQVVGMGKDFYNKFQTARTTFQFIDDSLNYKLSNIIFNGSDEELTLTQNTQPALMAVSMAIINTLKDQNRTNIASLCQYVAGHSLGEYSALCAAESISLIDTAKLLRRRGEAMQNACAFGVGAMAACIGIDITALEQIIYDYAGAEVCQIANDNISGQIVISGHNASVERVIAILKDLGYKAIKLKVSAPFHCDLMQPAEQEMTQALSEVIVDKPIVPVITNVTAVPTNDPMIIKQNLITQVCGRVRWRETIDQLVQAGIEEIVEIGSGKILTGMIKRTNHKLRTVNIGTVTEFDEFMESNLV from the coding sequence ATGAATAGAGCATTTATTTTTCCTGGTCAAGGTTCTCAAGTGGTTGGCATGGGTAAAGATTTTTACAATAAGTTTCAAACAGCAAGAACTACCTTTCAGTTTATTGATGATAGCTTAAATTACAAATTAAGTAATATTATTTTTAATGGTTCAGACGAAGAATTAACTTTAACTCAAAATACTCAACCCGCTCTGATGGCGGTATCAATGGCGATAATTAATACATTAAAAGATCAAAATCGTACTAATATTGCTAGTTTATGTCAATATGTTGCTGGCCATTCTCTAGGTGAATATAGTGCTCTTTGTGCTGCTGAAAGTATTAGCCTGATTGATACTGCTAAATTATTGCGCAGACGTGGTGAAGCAATGCAGAATGCTTGCGCCTTTGGAGTAGGAGCTATGGCAGCTTGTATTGGTATAGATATTACCGCTCTTGAGCAAATTATTTATGATTATGCTGGAGCTGAGGTTTGTCAAATTGCTAATGATAACATTTCAGGTCAAATAGTAATAAGTGGCCATAATGCTAGTGTTGAGAGAGTAATCGCAATCTTGAAAGATCTTGGATATAAGGCAATAAAATTAAAAGTTAGTGCACCATTCCATTGCGATTTGATGCAGCCAGCGGAACAAGAAATGACACAAGCATTATCAGAAGTAATTGTTGATAAACCGATAGTGCCAGTAATTACTAATGTTACAGCCGTTCCAACTAACGATCCTATGATAATAAAACAAAATTTAATTACTCAGGTATGTGGACGAGTCAGGTGGCGTGAAACAATTGATCAATTAGTGCAAGCAGGAATTGAAGAAATTGTTGAAATAGGAAGTGGCAAAATATTAACAGGGATGATTAAAAGAACTAACCATAAACTACGCACTGTTAATATAGGTACAGTAACAGAATTCGATGAATTTATGGAATCTAATTTAGTATAG
- the hemF gene encoding oxygen-dependent coproporphyrinogen oxidase, which translates to MNDNQLTTSLWFHNLRNDIIAAFEAIELEYSKERNIVASTFERKLWDRPGGGGGEISIMRGNVFEKVGVNISTVHGVLSPELSQHIPGALEAPQFFATGISIVAHMCSPLVPAVHFNTRYLETSKTWFGGGSDLTPMYPDESETAKFHDALKTACDLHDSTYYPRFKKECDQYFYLKHRQEARGVGGIFYDYLNSGDFNNDFAFTVDVGKAFLTIYPEIVRHKMWLPWTKEQRDYQLIRRGRYVEFNLLYDRGTKFGLMTDGNIEAILMSMPPEVRWP; encoded by the coding sequence ATGAATGATAATCAATTAACTACATCTTTGTGGTTTCATAATTTACGCAATGATATTATTGCAGCGTTTGAAGCTATTGAGCTTGAATATAGTAAAGAACGAAATATCGTAGCTTCTACCTTTGAACGAAAATTGTGGGACAGACCCGGCGGTGGCGGTGGTGAAATCTCGATTATGCGTGGTAACGTTTTTGAAAAAGTAGGAGTTAATATTTCTACTGTACATGGAGTGTTATCACCGGAATTAAGCCAGCATATTCCAGGAGCTTTAGAAGCTCCGCAATTTTTTGCTACCGGTATTTCCATAGTAGCACATATGTGCTCTCCTTTAGTGCCAGCGGTACATTTCAATACGCGTTATCTTGAAACTAGTAAAACATGGTTTGGTGGTGGTAGCGATTTAACTCCAATGTATCCTGATGAATCTGAAACCGCAAAATTTCATGATGCTCTTAAAACTGCCTGCGATCTACATGATTCTACTTATTATCCACGATTTAAAAAGGAATGTGATCAATATTTTTATTTAAAACACCGTCAAGAAGCACGTGGTGTTGGTGGTATATTTTATGATTATTTAAATAGTGGTGATTTTAACAATGATTTTGCTTTTACTGTTGATGTTGGTAAAGCTTTTTTAACAATATATCCAGAAATCGTGCGTCATAAAATGTGGTTACCTTGGACTAAAGAACAAAGGGATTACCAACTGATTCGCCGTGGTCGTTATGTTGAATTCAACTTGTTGTACGATCGTGGCACTAAATTCGGCTTAATGACTGATGGTAATATCGAAGCTATATTGATGTCGATGCCACCAGAAGTGCGTTGGCCCTAA
- the rfbA gene encoding glucose-1-phosphate thymidylyltransferase RfbA, giving the protein MKRKGIILAGGAGTRLYPSTLRVSKQMLPVFDKPMIYYPLSTLMLAGIKDILIISTPRDTFLFQELLGDGSDWGINLSYVIQESPDGLAQALIIGEKFIGNSLSALILGDNIFYGAELSKILLKASEKTEGATIFAYKVCDPERYGVVEFDRNGVALSLEEKPQNSKSDYAVTGLYFYDADASYFAKQLKPSARGELEITDLNSIYLQQNRLSVVTLGRGYAWLDTGTHESLLEASQFIAAIEHRQGFKIGCPEEVAWRMRWIDEAKLEELGHSMYKNNYGKYLIKLARESS; this is encoded by the coding sequence ATGAAGAGAAAAGGTATTATTTTAGCTGGTGGAGCCGGTACACGCTTGTACCCTTCTACTTTAAGAGTGTCCAAACAAATGTTACCAGTATTTGATAAACCGATGATTTATTATCCACTGTCAACTCTTATGCTTGCTGGAATTAAAGACATATTGATTATTTCTACTCCTAGAGACACTTTTTTATTCCAAGAATTACTGGGTGACGGCAGTGATTGGGGAATCAATCTTAGTTACGTAATACAAGAATCTCCTGACGGATTAGCTCAAGCACTAATAATCGGAGAAAAATTTATAGGTAACTCGTTGAGCGCTTTGATATTAGGCGATAATATTTTTTATGGTGCTGAATTGTCGAAAATACTATTGAAAGCAAGTGAGAAAACTGAGGGAGCAACGATTTTTGCATATAAAGTATGCGATCCTGAGAGATACGGTGTTGTCGAGTTTGATCGCAATGGTGTCGCACTGTCTTTAGAGGAAAAACCACAGAATTCAAAATCTGATTATGCGGTTACCGGGTTATATTTTTATGATGCTGATGCTTCATATTTTGCTAAACAACTCAAGCCATCAGCTCGTGGTGAGCTAGAGATAACAGATCTTAATAGTATTTATTTACAGCAAAATAGGTTATCAGTAGTAACTCTTGGACGAGGCTATGCTTGGCTTGATACAGGAACTCATGAATCATTACTTGAAGCATCTCAATTTATTGCTGCTATAGAACACAGACAAGGATTCAAAATAGGATGTCCTGAAGAGGTTGCATGGCGTATGCGTTGGATAGATGAAGCCAAACTTGAAGAATTAGGGCATAGTATGTACAAGAATAATTATGGTAAATATTTAATCAAGCTTGCGAGAGAGTCATCATAA
- the rfbB gene encoding dTDP-glucose 4,6-dehydratase, with the protein MQNSILKNTILVTGGAGFIGSNFVLQSMSYADEKIINLDLLTYAGNLQNIKSISGNPLHVFVNGDIADELLVSSLLKKYNPKAIINFAAESHVDRSIEESSQFINTNILGTYNLLEATRHYWNSLSEEDRKLFRFIHVSTDEVYGSLEMTDSATTEKSRYQPNSPYSASKAASDHLVRAWYHTYGFPTIITNCSNNYGPLQFPEKLIPLVIVSIFEGKILPIYGNGENIRDWLFVTDHCSAIRLILENGKVGETYNIGGNNEKTNLEVVQIICSLFDKQLPADKGNLIHPQTNKPLVSYSELITFVPDRLGHDKRYAINSSKIQQELHWRPTESFETGIVKTIEWYMNNRDWISEIKTGEYSKLRALQ; encoded by the coding sequence ATGCAAAATTCTATATTGAAAAATACAATTCTAGTGACTGGTGGTGCTGGATTTATTGGCTCCAATTTTGTGCTGCAATCTATGTCTTATGCCGATGAAAAGATTATAAATTTAGATTTATTAACTTATGCTGGGAACCTTCAAAATATTAAAAGCATATCTGGGAATCCGTTGCACGTCTTTGTAAATGGCGATATTGCTGATGAATTGTTAGTTTCTAGTCTTCTTAAAAAATATAATCCAAAAGCTATTATAAATTTTGCAGCCGAAAGTCATGTCGATCGTTCTATAGAAGAATCCAGCCAATTCATTAATACTAATATTCTTGGAACATATAATTTATTAGAAGCTACTCGTCATTATTGGAATTCTTTGTCCGAAGAAGATAGAAAATTATTTCGTTTTATCCATGTAAGTACGGATGAGGTGTATGGTTCTTTGGAGATGACTGATTCTGCTACTACTGAAAAATCACGTTATCAACCAAATAGTCCTTATTCTGCAAGCAAAGCTGCTTCTGATCACCTTGTAAGAGCGTGGTACCATACTTATGGTTTTCCAACAATTATCACTAATTGTTCTAATAATTATGGACCATTGCAATTTCCTGAAAAACTAATCCCATTAGTTATTGTCAGTATATTTGAAGGCAAAATTTTGCCAATATATGGAAATGGAGAAAATATACGAGATTGGCTATTCGTGACCGATCATTGTTCGGCTATTAGATTAATCTTAGAAAATGGTAAAGTTGGCGAAACTTATAATATTGGCGGTAATAATGAAAAAACTAATCTAGAGGTAGTACAAATTATCTGTTCACTGTTTGATAAACAACTACCGGCTGATAAGGGTAACTTAATACACCCACAAACTAATAAACCCCTAGTATCTTACAGTGAATTGATCACTTTTGTGCCTGATCGTCTGGGACACGATAAGAGATATGCTATAAATTCTAGCAAAATTCAGCAAGAGTTGCATTGGCGTCCTACAGAATCTTTTGAAACTGGTATTGTTAAGACAATTGAATGGTATATGAATAATCGCGATTGGATTTCAGAGATTAAAACTGGTGAATATTCAAAATTGAGAGCTTTGCAGTAA
- the priA gene encoding primosomal protein N' has translation MIIVQILLPLTQLFPLEYLAPEELQLIIGDLVIVPFRNKMCTGVVWSTSNIRNNNTITPKIVQQKVPGDFTLNSRTMNFINKASSYYLSSLGSMAKLILPIDISVSPIKTRHQHIPSHFNLPNLSTNQHEILTKLRMVNKPTLIHGVTGSGKTEIYFHLVAEYLQAGAQALIMLPEIALSNHIIQRFINRFGFEPVIWNSSITKAQKKMSLRGILDGRVRMVIGARSSLFLPYTNLGLIIVDEEHDSSYKQEEGILYNARDMAVLRGSLENAKVVLVSATPSIETIYNVQIDKYHNIPLENRYSGATISPVEIIDLRKERLPYNNWLSHSLSTAIQENLLKKEQTLLFLNRRGYAPLMLCSSCGYRFTCGSCSAWLVVHKNSKRLECHHCGYICKIHLACPECFTEDHLIACGPGIERIAEEVQRLFANYRITIVSKDEITNANKMQALLHKMENNEIDILIGTQMITKGYHFPNLTLVGIIDADLGLMGGDLRAAERTFQLLHQVGGRAGREHKPGKVLLQTYYPDHIVFSTLKDNAEEQFIEYELNNRRDANLPPFTRMASIILTGKNEHKIFDYAKQLVAIAPKSNVKILGPAKAMLTKLSGKYRYRILIITAKKFNLQQYLKTWLALVKFPSSCQIRVDIDPQNFM, from the coding sequence ATGATAATTGTCCAAATATTATTACCTCTTACTCAATTATTTCCTTTAGAATATTTAGCACCAGAAGAATTACAACTTATTATTGGTGATTTGGTTATAGTACCATTTAGAAATAAAATGTGTACTGGCGTTGTTTGGTCAACTTCCAATATACGCAATAATAATACTATTACTCCAAAAATTGTGCAGCAGAAAGTTCCTGGTGATTTTACTTTAAATTCAAGAACCATGAATTTTATTAATAAAGCTAGCAGCTATTATTTAAGCTCACTGGGATCTATGGCCAAACTGATTTTACCAATAGATATCTCAGTATCTCCGATAAAAACTAGACACCAGCATATCCCATCACATTTTAATTTACCAAATTTATCGACAAATCAACATGAGATTCTAACAAAGTTAAGAATGGTCAACAAACCAACACTTATTCATGGAGTTACCGGTTCTGGTAAAACCGAAATATATTTTCATTTAGTAGCAGAATATTTACAAGCAGGTGCACAAGCACTAATTATGCTACCTGAAATTGCACTTAGCAACCATATTATTCAACGTTTTATCAATAGATTCGGCTTTGAACCGGTGATCTGGAATTCTTCTATTACCAAAGCGCAAAAAAAAATGTCATTAAGAGGGATTTTAGATGGCCGAGTAAGAATGGTAATTGGTGCTCGCAGTAGTTTATTTTTACCATATACAAATCTTGGCTTAATTATTGTAGATGAAGAACATGATAGTTCTTATAAGCAAGAGGAGGGAATATTATATAATGCTCGTGATATGGCAGTATTGCGCGGTAGTTTAGAAAACGCTAAAGTAGTGCTAGTATCGGCCACCCCATCAATAGAAACAATTTATAATGTACAAATTGATAAATATCATAATATACCACTAGAAAATCGTTATTCAGGAGCCACAATATCACCGGTAGAAATTATTGACCTGCGTAAAGAACGCTTACCATATAATAATTGGTTATCGCATTCGCTATCTACTGCTATCCAAGAAAATTTATTAAAAAAAGAACAAACCTTATTATTTCTAAACCGCAGAGGCTATGCTCCATTAATGTTGTGCAGCTCATGTGGCTATCGATTTACCTGTGGATCATGCTCAGCTTGGTTAGTCGTACATAAAAATAGCAAACGCTTGGAATGTCATCATTGTGGCTATATATGCAAAATTCATCTCGCCTGCCCAGAATGCTTTACCGAAGACCATTTGATTGCTTGTGGTCCCGGTATTGAAAGAATTGCTGAAGAAGTGCAACGTCTTTTTGCTAATTATAGAATAACAATTGTCAGCAAGGATGAGATCACTAACGCTAATAAGATGCAAGCTCTATTACATAAAATGGAGAATAACGAAATTGATATATTAATTGGAACTCAGATGATTACTAAAGGTTATCATTTTCCTAATCTTACTTTAGTTGGAATAATAGACGCAGATTTAGGGTTGATGGGCGGAGACTTAAGAGCTGCTGAACGTACTTTTCAATTATTGCACCAGGTTGGCGGAAGAGCCGGACGGGAACATAAACCAGGAAAAGTTTTGTTGCAAACTTATTACCCAGATCATATTGTATTCTCAACACTTAAAGACAATGCCGAAGAACAATTTATAGAATACGAACTTAATAATCGTCGAGATGCAAATTTACCGCCATTTACGAGAATGGCATCTATTATTTTGACTGGCAAAAATGAACATAAAATCTTTGATTATGCAAAGCAACTAGTAGCAATTGCTCCTAAAAGTAATGTCAAAATACTAGGACCAGCAAAAGCTATGCTCACAAAATTATCGGGCAAATATAGATATAGAATATTAATAATTACAGCTAAAAAATTTAATTTACAACAATATCTTAAAACCTGGTTGGCTTTAGTAAAATTTCCCTCTAGTTGCCAAATACGAGTGGATATTGATCCACAAAATTTCATGTAG